The following are encoded together in the Pseudoxanthomonas sp. YR558 genome:
- the pheT gene encoding phenylalanine--tRNA ligase subunit beta, translating into MKFSENWLRSHVPAQATRDELSATLTAIGLEVEDVTALGDGLSNVVVARIVECAKHPEADRLQVCQVDAGQGGLLQIVCGAPNARPGLLAPLAMVGANVGGIAIKAAKLRGVESNGMLCSAKELGIDADASGLLELPADAPVGMPVAYYLGLPDASIEIKLTPNRADCFSVRGIAYDVAASLGSEVKVLDAAPVPAQSPVTLEVALEAGAKVPRFAGRVIEGVNAQAATPVWMAERLRRSGVRPISFLVDVTQYVMLELGQPMHAFDRDTLTAPVIVRPARAGEEAKLLDGRTVSLDDDFLVVSDSRGGRAARAVALGGIMGGLDTRVTDATTNVFLEAAHWIPSAIIGRSRKLGLHTDAGHRFERGVDPELPRLAVEYATRLILDVAGGTPGPTTVVEHAEHLPAPTAIRLRRARIARVLGVEIADAEIERILRALGLQAAAVAEGWSVVAPTRRFDIAIEEDLIEELARIHGYDRVPTTLPGGATRIASPSETRVEAGVVRRQLAARDCMETVNFAFVDAQWLAQWQLSEGAVPLANPLSAELAVMRTALLPGVVAALQRNAARQAGRVRLFEIGNAFEAVAGAAPRETTRLAAAVIGDAVGEQWGEPTRKVDFHDLKGDLESVAALSGATLEFRPSRAPHGHPGRSADIYREGEKIGWIGQLHPRLQRALALDADVFAFEVDLAPLSDRALSRAGELSRYPSVRRDLAFVVADDVPWTAIAATVRTASGPLLRDILLFDRYVGQGVESGQKSLAMGLILQDNSRTLTDRDVEQVVAAVVAAIGEAHGARIRG; encoded by the coding sequence ATGAAGTTTTCTGAAAACTGGTTGCGCAGCCATGTTCCTGCCCAGGCCACCCGCGACGAACTTTCCGCGACACTGACCGCGATCGGCCTGGAGGTCGAAGACGTCACCGCGTTGGGCGATGGCCTGTCGAACGTGGTGGTGGCGCGCATCGTCGAATGCGCGAAGCATCCCGAAGCCGATCGCCTGCAGGTCTGCCAGGTGGATGCGGGGCAGGGCGGTCTGTTGCAGATCGTCTGCGGCGCGCCGAACGCGCGTCCGGGTCTGCTCGCACCGCTGGCGATGGTCGGCGCCAACGTCGGCGGCATCGCCATCAAGGCGGCCAAGCTGCGGGGCGTGGAATCGAACGGCATGCTGTGCTCGGCCAAGGAGCTGGGCATCGACGCCGATGCCTCCGGCCTGCTCGAGCTGCCTGCCGACGCGCCCGTCGGCATGCCGGTCGCCTACTATCTCGGCCTGCCCGACGCCAGCATCGAGATCAAGCTGACGCCGAACCGCGCCGATTGCTTTAGCGTGCGCGGCATTGCTTACGACGTCGCGGCCTCGCTCGGCAGCGAAGTGAAGGTGCTGGACGCCGCACCCGTGCCGGCGCAGAGCCCGGTGACCCTGGAAGTTGCGCTGGAGGCCGGTGCGAAGGTGCCGCGCTTCGCCGGTCGCGTGATCGAAGGCGTCAACGCCCAGGCGGCCACGCCGGTGTGGATGGCCGAACGCCTGCGCCGCAGCGGCGTACGCCCGATCAGTTTCCTGGTGGACGTCACCCAGTACGTGATGCTCGAACTCGGACAGCCGATGCACGCCTTCGACCGCGATACGCTGACCGCTCCGGTCATCGTGCGTCCCGCGCGTGCGGGCGAGGAGGCCAAGCTGCTGGACGGTCGTACCGTATCGCTTGATGACGACTTCCTGGTGGTGTCCGACAGCCGCGGCGGCCGTGCCGCGCGCGCCGTCGCCCTGGGCGGCATCATGGGTGGCCTCGACACGCGTGTGACCGACGCGACGACGAACGTCTTCCTCGAAGCGGCGCACTGGATTCCGTCCGCCATCATCGGCCGCAGCCGCAAGCTGGGCCTGCACACCGATGCCGGCCATCGTTTCGAGCGCGGCGTCGATCCCGAACTGCCGCGTCTGGCCGTCGAATACGCGACCCGCCTGATCCTCGATGTCGCCGGCGGTACGCCGGGCCCGACGACGGTGGTCGAGCATGCCGAACATCTCCCGGCGCCGACGGCGATCCGCCTGCGTCGCGCGCGCATCGCCCGCGTGCTGGGCGTGGAGATCGCGGATGCCGAGATCGAACGCATCCTACGCGCGCTGGGCCTGCAGGCGGCAGCGGTGGCCGAGGGCTGGAGCGTGGTGGCGCCGACGCGTCGCTTCGACATCGCCATCGAAGAAGATCTGATCGAAGAGCTCGCCCGTATCCACGGCTACGACCGCGTGCCCACCACGCTGCCCGGCGGCGCGACCCGCATCGCCTCGCCCAGCGAGACACGCGTGGAAGCCGGTGTCGTGCGCCGCCAGTTGGCGGCGCGTGACTGCATGGAAACGGTCAACTTCGCGTTTGTCGACGCGCAGTGGCTCGCGCAATGGCAGCTGTCGGAAGGTGCGGTACCGCTGGCCAATCCGTTGAGCGCGGAATTGGCCGTGATGCGGACGGCGCTGCTGCCGGGTGTCGTGGCTGCACTGCAACGCAATGCCGCCCGCCAGGCGGGCCGCGTGCGACTGTTCGAGATCGGCAACGCCTTCGAAGCGGTGGCCGGTGCGGCACCGCGCGAGACCACCCGTCTGGCTGCCGCGGTGATCGGCGACGCGGTGGGCGAACAATGGGGAGAGCCGACCCGCAAGGTCGATTTCCATGACCTGAAGGGCGATCTCGAGAGCGTCGCGGCGCTGTCCGGCGCCACGTTGGAGTTCCGCCCGTCCCGCGCCCCGCACGGTCACCCCGGCCGCTCGGCCGACATCTACCGTGAGGGCGAGAAGATCGGCTGGATCGGCCAACTGCATCCGCGCCTGCAGCGCGCGCTGGCCCTGGATGCGGACGTGTTCGCGTTCGAAGTGGACCTGGCGCCGCTCAGCGACCGCGCGTTGTCGCGTGCCGGGGAGCTGTCGCGGTACCCGTCCGTCCGCCGGGACCTCGCGTTCGTCGTCGCCGACGACGTGCCCTGGACGGCCATCGCAGCCACGGTACGGACGGCCTCAGGCCCGCTATTGCGGGACATCCTGCTGTTCGACCGGTACGTCGGGCAGGGGGTCGAATCGGGACAAAAGAGTCTCGCTATGGGCTTGATTTTGCAGGACAACTCACGCACTCTGACCGACCGCGACGTGGAGCAGGTAGTGGCCGCGGTGGTGGCCGCGATCGGCGAGGCGCATGGCGCCCGGATCCGCGGATGA
- a CDS encoding cupin domain-containing protein — translation MPTRADELIQTLQLMPHPEGGYFRRIYESAKRTEVNGIERPTLTAIKFLLPAGVTSRWHRVDATEVWDWSEGGAMELSLFDPEQRTLTRVQLDTSARGGQASQVVPAGIWQSARSLGDYTLVDCSVSPGFSWKGFELMQAGSEVARHLLDAGGKVA, via the coding sequence ATGCCGACGCGCGCCGACGAACTGATCCAGACCCTGCAGCTGATGCCGCACCCCGAGGGCGGCTACTTCCGGCGCATCTACGAGTCGGCCAAGCGCACCGAAGTGAATGGCATCGAGCGGCCAACGCTCACCGCCATCAAGTTCCTGCTGCCCGCCGGGGTAACCAGTCGCTGGCACCGCGTCGATGCGACCGAGGTCTGGGACTGGAGCGAAGGCGGGGCCATGGAGCTCTCGTTGTTCGATCCGGAGCAACGCACGCTTACCCGGGTCCAGTTGGACACCTCTGCGCGCGGCGGCCAGGCCAGCCAGGTAGTGCCCGCCGGGATATGGCAGAGCGCGCGTTCGCTCGGCGACTACACGCTGGTCGACTGCTCGGTGTCGCCGGGTTTTTCCTGGAAGGGGTTCGAGCTGATGCAGGCAGGCAGCGAGGTCGCCCGCCATCTGCTCGACGCGGGCGGCAAGGTCGCCTGA
- a CDS encoding TraB/GumN family protein, producing MIGTLAARAHSRHLPHGVAWMRVPLYGMLCLSLLIADTTHAQEVESPPDATVVTDKDGVIEMDTVVVAGVQPGPGLWKVRHGDHLMYVLGTQSPLPKNITWRSDEVDQVLQLTDEVLASPGISVGSDIGFFRGLTLLPSAMKASKNPDGQKLQDVLPPELYARWSALKQRHMGRDGGIEKKRPLIAAFQLYSEALSDAGLREGGVIDPVITAVLKQRKMKRTPTLLEVKLEDPRGALADFRKETLKPEDLACFSKTLDVIEGDLPQVAARANAWAVGDWPALRSGARQDWQQACASAWFNTETARKRGISDIEARMQARWMEVAEGALQKNRITFATVSVWQLVKPGGYLAALQAKGYEVEAPE from the coding sequence ATGATCGGCACGCTCGCTGCACGGGCACACTCTCGGCATCTTCCGCATGGAGTCGCCTGGATGCGCGTGCCGCTTTACGGAATGCTGTGCCTTTCGTTGCTGATCGCTGATACGACTCACGCGCAGGAGGTTGAGTCACCTCCCGATGCGACCGTCGTGACGGACAAGGACGGCGTCATCGAGATGGATACCGTCGTGGTCGCCGGCGTGCAGCCCGGTCCGGGCCTGTGGAAGGTGCGTCATGGCGATCATCTGATGTACGTCCTGGGCACCCAGTCGCCGTTGCCGAAGAACATCACGTGGCGCTCCGATGAGGTTGATCAGGTGCTGCAGCTCACGGACGAGGTGCTGGCTTCGCCGGGCATCAGCGTGGGCTCCGATATTGGCTTCTTCCGTGGACTGACGTTGCTGCCTTCCGCGATGAAGGCCTCCAAGAACCCCGACGGACAGAAGCTGCAGGATGTACTGCCGCCAGAGTTGTACGCCCGATGGAGCGCGCTCAAGCAGCGGCACATGGGACGTGACGGGGGCATCGAGAAGAAGCGTCCGCTGATCGCGGCGTTCCAGCTTTACTCCGAAGCCCTGTCGGATGCCGGCCTGCGCGAGGGCGGCGTTATCGATCCCGTCATCACTGCGGTGCTGAAGCAGCGAAAGATGAAGCGCACGCCCACGCTGTTGGAGGTCAAGTTGGAGGATCCGCGTGGGGCGCTGGCGGACTTCCGCAAGGAAACACTCAAGCCCGAAGATCTCGCCTGCTTCAGCAAGACGCTCGATGTCATCGAGGGCGATCTGCCACAGGTCGCTGCGCGTGCCAATGCCTGGGCGGTGGGGGACTGGCCGGCGCTGCGTTCCGGGGCGCGGCAGGATTGGCAGCAGGCATGCGCATCCGCCTGGTTCAACACCGAGACGGCGCGCAAGCGCGGCATTTCCGACATCGAAGCGCGCATGCAGGCGCGCTGGATGGAGGTTGCGGAAGGCGCGTTGCAGAAAAACCGGATCACCTTTGCCACCGTGTCGGTCTGGCAGCTGGTGAAGC
- a CDS encoding MerR family transcriptional regulator — MLDPGSNRELPPIPAKRYFTIGEVSELCDVKPHVLRYWETEFPSLEPAKRRGNRRYYQRHDVLMVRQIRSLLYEQGYTIGGARLRLEGEGAKQEAALSHQIVRQVRMELEEILQLLRR; from the coding sequence ATGCTGGATCCGGGCAGTAACCGCGAGCTTCCGCCGATCCCGGCCAAGCGCTACTTCACCATCGGTGAGGTCAGCGAACTCTGCGACGTGAAGCCTCACGTGCTGCGTTACTGGGAGACCGAGTTTCCCAGCCTGGAACCGGCCAAGCGCCGCGGCAACCGCCGTTACTACCAACGCCACGACGTGCTGATGGTGCGCCAGATCCGCAGCCTGCTGTACGAACAGGGCTACACCATCGGCGGCGCCCGCCTGCGCCTGGAAGGCGAGGGCGCGAAGCAGGAAGCCGCGCTGAGCCACCAGATCGTGCGCCAGGTGCGCATGGAGCTGGAAGAAATCCTGCAGTTGTTGCGTCGCTGA
- the pheS gene encoding phenylalanine--tRNA ligase subunit alpha translates to MSEIEALSTQALSDVAAAQSPDAVEQLRVALLGKSGSVTTQLKQLGALPADQRKAAGEAINRARDAIGDALSARKAILEDAALDARLAGETIDITLPGRNGTRGGLHPISRTLERIADIFGRLGYELADGPEIEDDWHNFEALNFPPHHPARAMHDTFYFGDGRLLRTHTSGVQVRYMDAHQPPLRMIAAGKVYRSDSDQTHSPMFHQVEGLLVDEHSTFADLKGTLAEFVRAFFERDFEMRFRPSYFPFVEPGAEVDIAWQQPDGSTRWLEVLGCGMVHPNVLRNCGIDPERYTGFAFGLGVERFAMLRYGVNDLRAFFENDVRFLRQFA, encoded by the coding sequence ATGAGCGAAATCGAGGCCCTGTCCACGCAAGCCCTGTCCGACGTCGCGGCGGCGCAGTCGCCGGATGCGGTGGAGCAGCTGCGTGTCGCCCTCCTCGGCAAGAGTGGCAGTGTCACCACGCAGCTGAAGCAGTTGGGCGCGTTGCCCGCCGACCAGCGCAAGGCGGCCGGTGAAGCGATCAATCGCGCGCGCGATGCCATTGGTGACGCGCTTTCGGCCCGCAAGGCGATCCTGGAAGACGCTGCGCTCGACGCTCGCCTGGCCGGCGAAACCATCGACATCACGCTGCCGGGCCGTAACGGCACGCGCGGCGGCTTGCATCCCATCAGTCGCACGCTGGAACGCATCGCCGACATCTTCGGCCGCCTGGGCTACGAATTGGCCGACGGTCCGGAGATCGAGGACGACTGGCACAACTTCGAGGCGCTGAACTTCCCGCCGCACCATCCGGCGCGCGCGATGCACGACACGTTCTACTTCGGCGATGGCCGACTGCTGCGCACGCACACCTCCGGCGTGCAGGTGCGCTACATGGACGCGCACCAGCCGCCGCTGCGCATGATCGCGGCGGGCAAGGTGTACCGCAGCGACAGCGACCAGACCCATTCGCCGATGTTCCACCAGGTCGAAGGCCTGCTGGTCGACGAGCATTCCACGTTCGCCGACCTCAAGGGCACGCTGGCCGAGTTCGTGCGCGCATTCTTCGAGCGCGACTTCGAGATGCGCTTCCGCCCCAGCTACTTCCCGTTCGTCGAACCGGGTGCGGAAGTCGACATCGCCTGGCAGCAGCCGGACGGCAGCACGCGCTGGCTGGAAGTGCTCGGCTGCGGCATGGTGCACCCGAACGTGCTGCGCAACTGCGGCATCGATCCGGAGCGCTACACCGGCTTCGCGTTCGGCCTGGGCGTGGAGCGCTTCGCGATGCTGCGCTACGGCGTCAACGACCTGCGCGCGTTCTTCGAGAACGACGTGCGGTTCCTGCGGCAGTTCGCGTAG
- a CDS encoding integration host factor subunit alpha — MALTKAEMAERLFDEVGLNKREAKEFVDAYFDVLREALEQGRQVKLSGFGNFDLRRKNQRPGRNPKTGEEIPISARTVVTFRPGQKLKERVETYAGSGQ, encoded by the coding sequence ATGGCGTTGACGAAGGCAGAGATGGCCGAACGTCTCTTTGACGAGGTCGGTCTGAACAAGCGCGAGGCGAAGGAATTCGTCGACGCCTACTTCGACGTCCTGCGCGAAGCACTGGAACAGGGTCGCCAGGTGAAACTGTCGGGGTTCGGCAATTTCGACCTGCGCCGCAAGAACCAGCGCCCCGGCCGCAACCCGAAGACCGGCGAGGAAATCCCGATCTCGGCCCGGACCGTCGTGACGTTCCGGCCGGGCCAGAAACTCAAGGAGCGGGTGGAAACGTATGCTGGATCCGGGCAGTAA